A stretch of the Archangium violaceum genome encodes the following:
- a CDS encoding MOSC domain-containing protein has product MDTPTGTIRALLLAQERGTPMKRVPEAQALEGRGFVGDRHGKKKPHGKRQLLLLDEASHDALRLGPGALKENVVIHGLPLESLPPGQRLALGGEVVVELTEPCVPCSKLERIRPGLLKESWGRRGQLARVLRGGTVREGDGVRLLDVNPEAPRPIRPKLP; this is encoded by the coding sequence GTGGACACTCCCACCGGCACCATCCGCGCATTGCTGCTCGCCCAGGAGCGAGGCACCCCCATGAAGCGCGTCCCCGAGGCCCAGGCCCTCGAGGGCCGGGGTTTCGTGGGCGACCGTCATGGGAAGAAGAAGCCCCACGGCAAGCGGCAGCTCCTGTTGCTGGACGAGGCCTCCCATGATGCGCTGAGGCTCGGGCCCGGAGCGCTGAAGGAGAACGTGGTCATCCACGGGCTGCCGCTGGAGTCCCTGCCGCCCGGGCAGCGTCTGGCCCTCGGCGGCGAGGTGGTGGTGGAGCTGACCGAGCCCTGCGTGCCCTGCTCGAAGCTCGAGCGCATCCGCCCTGGGTTGTTGAAGGAGTCCTGGGGCAGGCGGGGTCAGCTCGCCAGGGTGTTGCGCGGAGGCACGGTGCGGGAGGGAGATGGCGTGCGCCTGCTCGACGTCAACCCCGAGGCGCCCCGCCCCATCCGCCCGAAGCTGCCCTGA
- a CDS encoding Uma2 family endonuclease, whose translation MADKPPRREATYADLEALPPNQVGEIIGGELYVSPRPRPRHGRATVRLIGALSPFDRDEGEEGPGGWVLLVEPELHLGGEVLVPDLAAWHREWMPEIPEQVGIELAPDWVCEVLSPSTAAIDKGRKMGSYAREGVKNLWLVDPVIRTLEVFRLENGRWSTRGTHAGEVTVNAAPFEALSLELGRLWAR comes from the coding sequence ATGGCGGACAAGCCGCCCCGGCGCGAAGCCACATACGCGGACCTGGAGGCGCTCCCGCCCAACCAGGTAGGCGAAATCATTGGAGGCGAGCTGTACGTCAGCCCGAGGCCGAGGCCGAGACATGGTCGGGCGACCGTTCGTCTCATCGGTGCACTGAGCCCGTTCGACCGGGACGAGGGAGAGGAGGGACCTGGGGGCTGGGTGCTTCTCGTCGAGCCCGAGTTGCACCTGGGTGGCGAGGTCCTGGTGCCGGACCTGGCCGCGTGGCATCGCGAGTGGATGCCCGAGATACCCGAGCAGGTGGGTATCGAGCTCGCGCCGGACTGGGTCTGCGAGGTGCTCTCCCCCTCGACGGCGGCGATCGACAAGGGCCGGAAGATGGGCTCGTACGCACGCGAGGGCGTGAAGAACCTGTGGCTCGTGGATCCAGTGATACGGACGTTGGAGGTGTTCCGGCTGGAGAACGGCCGCTGGTCGACGCGGGGCACGCACGCGGGAGAGGTGACGGTAAATGCCGCGCCCTTCGAGGCGCTCTCCCTGGAGTTGGGGCGCCTCTGGGCGCGTTGA
- a CDS encoding PspC domain-containing protein codes for MEETKQCVACRMDIRADAAKCPHCRERQAAPGPMHRGGEGRVVAGVCLALARQLGLDVGLVRVAFVLALVVTGGSALGVYLLLWMLTPATAMGRAPVQRVMSWVGKVAGSAVEEPRMERKV; via the coding sequence ATGGAAGAGACGAAGCAGTGCGTGGCGTGCAGGATGGACATCCGGGCGGATGCCGCGAAGTGCCCGCACTGCCGCGAGCGGCAGGCGGCGCCGGGGCCGATGCACCGAGGAGGAGAGGGGCGGGTGGTGGCGGGCGTGTGCCTCGCGCTGGCCAGGCAGCTGGGCCTGGACGTGGGGCTGGTGCGGGTGGCGTTCGTGCTGGCGCTGGTGGTGACGGGCGGGTCGGCGCTGGGGGTCTACCTGCTGCTGTGGATGCTCACGCCGGCGACGGCGATGGGGCGGGCGCCGGTGCAGCGGGTGATGAGCTGGGTGGGGAAGGTGGCGGGCTCGGCCGTGGAGGAGCCCCGGATGGAGCGCAAGGTCTGA
- the aceB gene encoding malate synthase A → MDAAVPSSSTSQRTGGHRTLGQGVTLRGAWLPEYEAILTPEAVEFVAKLARTFGSRRESLLERRKAVQAAYDRGERPSFPSETKDIRESEWTVAPLPKDLLDRRVEITGPVERKMIINALNSGANVFMADFEDANSPTWDNVVRGQLNLRDAVRGTISYTADNGKHYALHEKTAVLFARPRGWHLLERHLEVDGKPVSASLFDFGLYFFHNARALLEKGSGPYFYLPKMESHLEARLWNDVFHLAQGELGIPRGSIKATVLIETLPAAFEMDEILYELREHSAGLNCGRWDYIFSFIKKLQADPKFVLPDRGQVTMDKAFLHNYSLRLIQVCHRRGVHAMGGMAAFIPIKSDPAANEAALAKVRADKEREVRDGHDGTWVAHPGLVPVAREIFDKSMPGPNQLSKQRPDVRISEADLIAMPEGTRTEEGLRHNIRVGVQYMAAWLGGLGCVPLYNLMEDAATAEISRAQVWQWMHHRVPLADGKPVTPERFRQVLAEEVKRIESEGASERYGAERLKEATALFEKLSTADRFEDFLTLPAYEALMSHG, encoded by the coding sequence ATGGACGCGGCCGTTCCCTCCTCCTCTACGTCGCAACGCACCGGGGGACATCGGACCCTGGGACAGGGAGTCACCCTTCGCGGGGCCTGGTTGCCCGAGTACGAGGCCATCCTCACGCCCGAGGCCGTCGAGTTCGTGGCGAAGCTGGCGCGCACCTTCGGTTCGCGGCGCGAGTCCCTCCTCGAGCGACGCAAGGCCGTGCAGGCCGCCTATGACAGGGGCGAGCGGCCGAGCTTCCCCTCCGAGACGAAGGACATCCGCGAGTCGGAGTGGACCGTCGCCCCGCTCCCCAAGGACTTGCTGGATCGCCGCGTGGAGATCACCGGCCCGGTGGAGCGCAAGATGATCATCAACGCGCTCAACTCGGGGGCCAATGTCTTCATGGCGGACTTCGAGGACGCCAACAGCCCCACCTGGGACAACGTGGTGCGCGGGCAGCTCAACCTGCGCGACGCGGTGCGCGGCACCATCAGCTACACCGCCGACAACGGCAAGCACTACGCGCTCCACGAGAAGACGGCTGTCCTCTTCGCCCGGCCGCGCGGCTGGCACCTGCTGGAGCGCCACCTGGAGGTGGACGGCAAGCCCGTCTCCGCCTCGCTCTTCGACTTCGGCCTCTACTTCTTCCACAACGCGCGCGCCCTGCTGGAGAAGGGCAGCGGCCCCTACTTCTACCTGCCCAAGATGGAGAGCCACCTGGAGGCCCGGCTGTGGAACGACGTGTTCCACCTGGCCCAGGGCGAGCTGGGCATCCCCCGCGGCTCCATCAAGGCCACCGTCCTCATCGAGACGCTGCCCGCCGCCTTCGAGATGGACGAAATCCTCTACGAGCTGCGCGAGCACTCGGCGGGGCTCAACTGCGGCCGCTGGGACTACATCTTCAGCTTCATCAAGAAGCTCCAGGCCGACCCGAAGTTCGTCCTGCCCGACCGCGGGCAGGTGACCATGGACAAGGCCTTCCTGCACAACTACTCGCTGCGCCTCATCCAGGTGTGCCACCGCCGCGGCGTGCACGCCATGGGCGGCATGGCGGCCTTCATCCCCATCAAGAGCGACCCGGCCGCCAACGAGGCGGCGCTCGCCAAGGTGCGCGCGGACAAGGAGCGCGAGGTGCGCGACGGCCACGACGGCACCTGGGTGGCCCACCCGGGCCTGGTGCCGGTGGCCCGGGAAATCTTCGACAAGTCCATGCCGGGGCCCAACCAGCTCTCCAAGCAGCGCCCGGACGTGCGCATCTCCGAGGCGGACCTCATCGCCATGCCCGAGGGCACGCGCACCGAGGAGGGCCTGCGCCACAACATCCGCGTGGGCGTGCAGTACATGGCCGCCTGGCTCGGGGGCCTGGGCTGCGTGCCGCTCTACAACCTCATGGAGGACGCGGCCACCGCTGAAATCTCACGCGCGCAGGTGTGGCAGTGGATGCACCACCGCGTGCCGCTCGCCGACGGCAAGCCCGTCACCCCGGAGCGCTTCCGACAGGTCCTCGCCGAGGAGGTGAAGCGCATCGAGTCCGAGGGCGCCAGCGAGCGCTACGGCGCCGAGCGTCTGAAGGAGGCCACCGCCCTCTTCGAGAAGCTCTCCACCGCGGACAGGTTCGAGGACTTCCTCACCCTGCCCGCCTACGAAGCACTGATGTCCCACGGCTGA
- the aceA gene encoding isocitrate lyase yields the protein MYDAVTTKNEASPHAKLHTQRFEGITRNYSEADVEKLRGSIRISYTLAEMGSKRLWELLNTRDYVHALGALTGNQAVQMVRAGLEAIYLSGWQVAADANTAGQMYPDQSLYPVDSVPNVVRRINASLRRADQIEHAEGKHDRYWFAPIMADAEAGFGGPLNAYELMKSMIEAGAAGVHFEDQLASEKKCGHMGGKVLVPTNNFIRTLTAARLAADVMGVPTILVARTDADSAKLLMSDADEYDHAFIDRKAGRSAEGFYRLKGGLECAIARGLAYAPYADLIWCETSTPDLDQAKKFAEGIRAKFPNKLLAYNCSPSFNWKKNLDDKTIAKFQRELGAMGYKFQFVTLAGFHALNYAMYELARNYKDCGMAAYSELQQKEFASEKDGYTATRHQREVGTGYFDKVAEVISGGCASTLALNDSTEAHQF from the coding sequence ATGTACGACGCCGTGACGACGAAGAATGAGGCCTCTCCCCACGCCAAGCTCCACACCCAGCGCTTCGAGGGAATCACCCGCAACTACTCGGAGGCGGATGTCGAGAAGCTTCGCGGCTCCATCCGCATCAGCTACACGCTGGCCGAGATGGGCTCGAAGCGGCTGTGGGAGCTCTTGAACACCCGGGACTATGTCCACGCGCTCGGCGCCCTCACCGGCAACCAGGCCGTGCAGATGGTGCGCGCGGGTCTCGAGGCCATCTACCTCTCCGGCTGGCAGGTGGCGGCCGACGCCAACACCGCCGGGCAGATGTACCCGGACCAGAGCCTCTACCCGGTGGACAGCGTCCCCAACGTGGTGCGCCGCATCAACGCCTCCCTCCGTCGCGCGGATCAGATCGAGCACGCCGAGGGCAAGCACGACCGCTACTGGTTCGCCCCCATCATGGCGGACGCGGAGGCGGGTTTCGGCGGGCCGCTCAACGCCTACGAGCTGATGAAGTCGATGATCGAAGCGGGCGCCGCGGGCGTGCACTTCGAGGACCAGCTGGCCAGCGAGAAGAAGTGTGGCCACATGGGCGGCAAGGTGCTGGTGCCCACCAACAACTTCATCCGCACGCTGACGGCCGCGCGTCTGGCCGCGGACGTGATGGGCGTGCCCACCATCCTCGTGGCCCGCACGGACGCCGATAGCGCCAAGCTGCTGATGAGCGACGCGGACGAGTACGACCACGCCTTCATCGACCGCAAGGCGGGCCGCTCGGCCGAGGGCTTCTACCGCCTCAAGGGCGGCCTGGAGTGCGCCATCGCCCGCGGCCTGGCGTACGCGCCCTACGCGGACCTCATCTGGTGCGAGACCAGCACGCCGGACCTCGACCAGGCCAAGAAGTTCGCCGAGGGCATCCGCGCGAAGTTCCCCAACAAGCTGCTGGCCTACAACTGCTCGCCGTCCTTCAACTGGAAGAAGAACCTGGACGACAAGACCATCGCGAAGTTCCAGCGCGAGCTGGGCGCCATGGGCTACAAGTTCCAGTTCGTCACCCTGGCCGGCTTCCACGCGCTCAACTACGCCATGTACGAGCTGGCCCGGAACTACAAGGACTGCGGCATGGCCGCCTACTCCGAGCTGCAGCAGAAGGAGTTCGCCTCGGAGAAGGATGGGTACACGGCCACGCGTCACCAGCGTGAGGTCGGCACCGGCTACTTCGACAAGGTCGCCGAGGTCATCTCCGGTGGCTGCGCCAGCACCCTGGCCCTGAACGACTCCACCGAGGCCCACCAGTTCTGA
- a CDS encoding ATP-binding protein, translating into MRGGLRIDVLRVLGFGHFSGYELELGPGLNLLYGPNEAGKSTLLAFIRGMLFGLEKRGRSESRYEPEAGTFGGELCVSSGVGPLVVRRVADKRGRAPVTVLSPEGHELLSSRLDEALAHVSRELFCEVFAFSLDELSSFEMLAEEDGVSRALFAAGLRGARRLPEVEKHLEKRAGELFKVSGKNPELNQLLRQLEEVRGQLDKLKDRPEKYFEERERLASLGRQQEETAALHASLARELERLSRLESALGDLGELARLRVELAALPDLSAFPMGGEARLDEVLHRLKELRAEQARVEQLLSGARAELSRLSASSAVREREEGLRSVLVAFTARAELLRALPGRRAALDARRREVEQALGGLGLRVDAAGLLALELGAAARGALESLADRLSRAEAERREAEVALGRARAERERIEASLARLEAERAKLPDVSAAELRQRQAALGRTKLLRVERDQVAAQRAEMQQRLQALRAQAEPEPGAAPAPWSVLLGVLVAVIWVGTLWLHSGVTEAAIALLGALFLVVPLALGYRRAVRSHQRAVDAHAARQHQRAQEVARQQSALDTLTGRLVGLERELATAASEAGVSAQATVAGLAGADAALAEALRQAERVEHLGREREAREAERDGVVREAQSAELAGRRADLQARTLRAELAALLEARGFPTDLSPLRALALWRDAAEQRQRLADLEADARALAVDEAACEAVVSRLHEEARAVGLPEGPAESVAARVASELEDLKTRDAQAKTLRARGDEWAADRARLTRLRESEEQAVAALLAQGGGDTEESFRQRARQAERFDTLTRRARELTWRIEATTGLEEATARESILLAGGEERLKEKLAQLRMQEPACAERLKVLHTEYGAARNQLAQWESDEQVAALRIQEERLRARAAELATRYAQDRLALALLARARRRFEEEQQPRVIQLASEHFATLTGGRYRRVFVPAGGKRELRVSDARRDWSAEQLSRGTREQLYLAFRLAVIQDFGETRGALPLIVDDILVNFDLERTRGTLRLLSRLSEHHQVIAFTCHPWMRECFEAEGARVVELTSGGPGKLEAASPRGQASGVAASTGRVG; encoded by the coding sequence GTGAGAGGGGGACTGCGAATCGACGTGCTGCGCGTCCTCGGCTTCGGCCACTTCTCCGGCTACGAGCTGGAGTTGGGGCCGGGCCTCAACCTGCTGTACGGGCCGAACGAGGCGGGCAAGAGCACGCTGCTCGCCTTCATCCGCGGCATGTTGTTCGGCCTCGAGAAGCGGGGCCGCTCGGAGTCCCGGTACGAGCCCGAGGCGGGGACCTTCGGGGGAGAGCTGTGCGTGAGCTCGGGCGTGGGCCCGCTGGTGGTGCGCCGCGTGGCGGACAAGCGCGGCAGGGCGCCGGTGACGGTGCTCAGCCCGGAGGGACACGAGCTGCTCTCCTCGCGGCTGGACGAGGCACTGGCGCACGTCTCCCGCGAGCTCTTCTGCGAGGTCTTCGCCTTCAGCCTGGACGAGCTGTCCAGCTTCGAGATGCTGGCCGAGGAGGACGGAGTCTCCCGGGCGCTCTTCGCCGCCGGTCTGCGAGGTGCGCGCAGGCTGCCGGAGGTGGAGAAGCACCTGGAGAAGCGGGCCGGAGAGCTCTTCAAGGTGAGCGGGAAGAACCCCGAGCTCAACCAGCTCCTCCGCCAGCTGGAGGAGGTTCGAGGGCAGCTCGACAAGCTCAAGGATCGCCCGGAGAAGTACTTCGAGGAGCGCGAGCGGCTGGCGTCCCTGGGGAGGCAGCAGGAGGAGACGGCGGCGCTCCATGCGTCCCTCGCGCGTGAGCTGGAGCGGCTGTCCCGGCTGGAGTCGGCGCTCGGAGACCTGGGGGAACTGGCGCGCCTGAGAGTGGAGCTGGCCGCGCTGCCGGACCTGTCGGCCTTCCCGATGGGAGGAGAGGCCCGGTTGGATGAGGTGCTCCACCGGTTGAAGGAGCTCCGCGCCGAGCAGGCCCGCGTCGAGCAACTGTTGTCCGGGGCAAGAGCCGAGCTGTCCCGGCTGTCCGCCTCCTCGGCGGTGCGGGAGCGGGAGGAGGGGCTGCGTTCGGTGCTGGTGGCCTTCACCGCGCGGGCCGAGCTCCTGAGGGCACTGCCAGGCCGCCGCGCGGCGCTCGATGCGAGACGCCGGGAGGTGGAGCAGGCCCTGGGTGGGTTGGGGCTGCGCGTGGACGCGGCGGGGCTGCTGGCGCTCGAACTGGGCGCCGCGGCGCGAGGGGCGCTGGAGTCCCTGGCGGATCGCCTGTCGAGGGCGGAGGCCGAGCGACGCGAGGCGGAGGTGGCGCTCGGGCGGGCGCGTGCGGAGCGGGAGCGCATCGAGGCCTCCCTGGCGAGGCTCGAGGCGGAGCGCGCGAAGCTCCCGGACGTCTCCGCGGCGGAGCTCCGCCAGCGGCAGGCGGCCCTGGGTCGCACGAAGTTGCTGCGTGTGGAGCGGGACCAGGTCGCGGCGCAGCGGGCGGAGATGCAGCAGCGGCTCCAGGCCCTGCGAGCCCAGGCGGAGCCCGAGCCCGGAGCGGCCCCCGCGCCCTGGTCGGTGCTGCTGGGGGTGCTGGTGGCGGTCATCTGGGTGGGGACGCTGTGGCTCCACTCGGGGGTGACGGAGGCCGCCATCGCCCTGCTGGGGGCGCTGTTTCTCGTCGTGCCGCTGGCGCTCGGTTACCGGCGTGCGGTGAGGAGCCATCAGCGGGCGGTGGACGCCCACGCCGCGCGCCAGCACCAGCGTGCCCAGGAAGTAGCCCGGCAGCAGTCGGCGCTGGACACCCTGACGGGACGGTTGGTGGGGCTGGAGCGGGAACTGGCGACGGCCGCGAGCGAGGCGGGCGTATCGGCCCAGGCGACGGTGGCCGGGCTCGCCGGGGCGGACGCGGCACTGGCGGAGGCGCTGCGGCAGGCGGAGCGCGTGGAGCACCTCGGGCGCGAGCGTGAGGCACGCGAGGCGGAGCGGGACGGCGTGGTGCGCGAGGCCCAATCCGCGGAGCTGGCGGGACGGCGGGCCGACCTGCAGGCGAGGACGCTCCGGGCCGAGCTGGCCGCGTTGCTGGAAGCGCGAGGCTTCCCCACGGACCTCTCTCCCCTGCGGGCGCTGGCGCTGTGGCGCGACGCGGCCGAGCAGCGGCAGCGGCTGGCGGACCTGGAGGCCGACGCGCGGGCCCTGGCCGTGGACGAGGCCGCCTGTGAAGCGGTCGTCTCGCGGTTGCACGAGGAAGCCCGGGCCGTGGGGCTCCCGGAGGGGCCGGCGGAGTCGGTGGCCGCGCGGGTGGCCTCGGAGCTGGAGGATCTGAAGACCCGGGACGCCCAGGCGAAGACCCTGCGTGCACGCGGAGACGAGTGGGCGGCGGACAGGGCCCGGCTCACGCGCCTGCGGGAGTCCGAGGAGCAAGCGGTGGCGGCGCTGCTGGCCCAGGGCGGTGGCGACACCGAGGAGTCCTTCCGGCAGCGGGCGCGGCAGGCGGAGCGCTTCGACACACTCACCCGCCGCGCACGAGAGCTGACCTGGCGCATCGAGGCCACCACGGGCCTGGAGGAAGCGACGGCGCGGGAATCCATCCTGTTGGCGGGAGGCGAGGAGCGCCTGAAGGAGAAGCTGGCACAGCTGCGGATGCAGGAGCCCGCCTGCGCCGAGCGCCTGAAGGTGCTGCACACCGAGTACGGCGCCGCCCGGAACCAGCTCGCGCAGTGGGAGAGCGACGAGCAGGTGGCCGCGCTGCGGATTCAAGAGGAGCGGCTGCGGGCCCGGGCCGCGGAGCTGGCCACGCGCTATGCCCAGGACCGACTGGCGCTGGCCCTGCTGGCCCGAGCGCGGCGGCGCTTCGAGGAGGAGCAGCAGCCGCGCGTCATCCAGCTCGCCTCGGAGCACTTCGCGACGCTCACGGGAGGCCGGTACCGGCGGGTGTTCGTCCCCGCGGGAGGCAAGCGGGAGCTGCGGGTGAGTGACGCACGCAGGGACTGGAGCGCCGAGCAGCTCTCGCGAGGCACCCGGGAGCAGCTCTACCTGGCGTTCCGGCTGGCGGTCATCCAGGACTTCGGGGAGACGCGCGGGGCGTTGCCGCTCATCGTGGACGACATCCTGGTCAACTTCGACCTGGAGCGGACGCGCGGCACGCTCCGGCTGCTGTCCCGCCTGTCCGAGCACCACCAGGTCATCGCCTTCACCTGCCACCCATGGATGCGCGAGTGCTTCGAGGCCGAGGGCGCGCGGGTGGTGGAGCTGACGTCCGGAGGGCCCGGAAAGCTCGAGGCCGCGAGCCCCCGGGGACAAGCCTCGGGAGTCGCGGCCTCGACGGGGCGGGTGGGGTGA
- a CDS encoding metallophosphoesterase family protein produces the protein MRFKFVHAADLHLDTPFRGVPADSGLLSTFQQATFRAFSRIVDLCLREHVAFLLLAGDLFDAKDRSVRARLALRRELDRLDVAGIQTFIVHGNHDPLSGDTGALGLPGSVKVFGADWEEEEVRRDGRLLCRVQGISYPEVEVRENLSARFRRTAPDFTVGLLHANLGGVEGHGNYAPCTVEDLSARGLDYWALGHVHTRAEYTLGGGAVAVYPGNPQGRHVNEPGERGCMLVEVEDGRTRRRFVPVDRVRWHRLEVSLEGLGSLDALLAAVTEQVDASCADELEGHAVRLTLTGRGPLHRELSRAEALTQLEADLREQLAQRHPPVLVESLRDASRPELDLETVRLAGGFSGTLLAEAESLTKDPEALAALWAEDAELRSLCQRLKRLGVDALEKPRPEWVEQAGVRVVEQLHEEDEA, from the coding sequence ATGCGCTTCAAGTTCGTCCACGCCGCCGACCTGCACCTGGATACTCCCTTCCGAGGAGTCCCCGCCGACTCGGGGCTGCTGAGCACCTTCCAGCAGGCCACCTTCCGGGCCTTCTCCCGCATCGTGGACCTGTGCCTGCGCGAGCACGTGGCCTTCCTGCTGCTCGCGGGAGATCTCTTCGACGCGAAGGACCGCTCGGTGCGCGCGCGACTGGCGCTGAGGCGCGAGCTGGACCGGCTGGACGTGGCGGGCATCCAGACCTTCATCGTGCACGGCAACCATGATCCACTGAGCGGGGACACGGGAGCCCTCGGTCTGCCCGGCTCGGTAAAGGTCTTCGGTGCCGACTGGGAGGAGGAGGAGGTCCGGAGGGACGGACGGCTCCTGTGCCGGGTGCAGGGAATCTCCTACCCAGAAGTGGAGGTGCGCGAGAACCTGTCGGCGCGCTTCCGCCGGACGGCGCCGGACTTCACGGTGGGCCTGCTGCACGCGAACCTGGGCGGGGTGGAGGGCCACGGCAACTACGCGCCCTGCACGGTGGAGGACCTGTCCGCACGAGGCCTGGATTACTGGGCATTGGGCCACGTGCACACCCGTGCCGAGTACACGCTCGGGGGTGGGGCGGTGGCCGTGTACCCGGGCAACCCGCAGGGGAGGCACGTCAACGAGCCGGGCGAGCGCGGCTGCATGCTGGTGGAGGTCGAGGACGGGAGGACGCGGCGCCGCTTCGTCCCGGTGGACCGGGTGCGCTGGCACCGGCTGGAGGTGTCGCTCGAGGGGCTCGGGTCGCTCGACGCGCTCTTGGCCGCGGTGACGGAGCAGGTGGACGCGAGCTGCGCGGACGAGCTGGAAGGCCACGCGGTGCGCCTCACGCTCACGGGCCGGGGACCGCTGCACCGCGAGCTGTCCAGAGCCGAGGCGCTCACCCAGCTCGAAGCGGACCTGCGCGAGCAGCTCGCCCAGCGACACCCGCCGGTGCTGGTGGAGTCCCTGCGTGACGCGAGTCGGCCCGAGCTGGACCTCGAGACGGTGCGCCTGGCGGGAGGCTTCTCCGGGACATTGCTGGCCGAGGCCGAGTCACTGACGAAGGACCCCGAGGCCCTGGCCGCGCTGTGGGCGGAGGACGCGGAGCTGCGCTCGTTGTGCCAGCGCTTGAAGAGGCTGGGCGTGGACGCGCTGGAGAAGCCCCGGCCGGAGTGGGTGGAGCAGGCGGGAGTGCGGGTGGTGGAGCAGCTGCACGAGGAGGACGAGGCGTGA
- a CDS encoding TIGR04013 family B12-binding domain/radical SAM domain-containing protein, translating into MSSKNKVALVLSYQYPGKYALTVLAGAVEADAVGQDVALRFPRDRESLLATVRECLDEGYRVVVAWSFYSASFPGAAEELAWLRERLEGREVLCIAGGVHATAETEQTLRAGFELVAVGEGEPVLLELLGRLVRGEDPKQTRGMSRLVDGRMVSQGRGEGVVLDTYPPFAAKHSKFGALEITRGCIYACRFCQTPFMNKARFRHRSVENIAHWTRVLRGAGKRDVRFITPTSMSYGSPDESVNLEALERLLAAVREAMGPDGRVFYGTFPSEVRPEHVTPESLALLKRYVDNDNLIIGGQSGSERILQASHRGHDVETVVRAASLAVEAGFVPNVDFILGLPGEAPEDVRATLALMKRLSELGAKVHGHTFMPLPGTPYRDAPPGAVDAETQRELDRLASQGRLYGHWKQQVALANGIAARRQPRR; encoded by the coding sequence ATGTCGTCCAAGAACAAGGTCGCGCTCGTCCTGAGCTACCAGTACCCGGGCAAGTACGCGCTCACCGTCCTCGCGGGGGCGGTGGAGGCGGACGCGGTGGGGCAGGACGTGGCCCTGCGCTTCCCGAGGGACCGGGAGTCGTTGCTGGCCACGGTGCGGGAGTGCCTCGACGAGGGGTACCGGGTGGTGGTGGCGTGGTCGTTCTACTCGGCGAGCTTTCCCGGAGCGGCGGAGGAACTGGCCTGGCTGCGTGAGCGGCTGGAGGGCCGCGAGGTGCTGTGCATCGCGGGTGGGGTGCACGCCACGGCGGAGACGGAGCAGACGCTGCGAGCGGGCTTCGAGCTGGTGGCGGTGGGAGAGGGCGAGCCCGTGCTGCTGGAGCTGCTCGGCCGGCTGGTGCGCGGCGAGGACCCGAAGCAGACGCGCGGAATGTCGCGGCTGGTGGATGGGCGGATGGTGTCGCAGGGGCGGGGCGAGGGCGTGGTGCTGGACACGTACCCGCCGTTCGCGGCGAAGCACTCGAAGTTCGGGGCGCTGGAGATCACGCGTGGCTGCATCTACGCGTGCCGGTTCTGCCAGACGCCGTTCATGAACAAGGCGCGCTTCCGTCACCGGAGCGTGGAGAACATCGCGCACTGGACGCGGGTGTTGCGCGGGGCGGGGAAGCGGGACGTGCGCTTCATCACGCCGACGTCCATGTCCTACGGCTCGCCGGACGAGTCGGTGAACCTGGAAGCGCTCGAGCGGTTGCTGGCGGCGGTGCGCGAGGCGATGGGCCCGGACGGGCGGGTGTTCTACGGAACATTCCCCTCGGAGGTTCGTCCCGAGCACGTGACACCCGAGTCGCTGGCGCTGCTCAAGCGCTACGTGGACAACGACAACCTGATCATCGGAGGCCAGTCCGGGAGCGAGCGGATCCTCCAGGCGAGCCACCGTGGGCACGACGTGGAGACGGTGGTGAGGGCGGCGAGCCTGGCGGTGGAGGCGGGCTTCGTGCCGAACGTGGACTTCATCCTGGGGTTGCCGGGAGAAGCGCCGGAGGACGTGAGGGCGACGCTGGCGTTGATGAAGCGGTTGTCGGAGCTGGGAGCGAAGGTGCACGGGCACACGTTCATGCCGCTGCCGGGAACACCCTACCGCGATGCGCCGCCGGGAGCGGTGGACGCGGAGACGCAGAGGGAGCTGGACCGACTGGCCTCACAGGGCCGGCTCTACGGCCACTGGAAGCAGCAGGTCGCACTGGCGAACGGAATCGCGGCAAGACGCCAACCCAGACGCTAG